GTTAGTTTAACGGTGAATAGAAGAAACATGAACTGATATTGCAATAGGTGGAAAAATAGAAGAATACCAAAAATTAGTAAGCAAAATTATGTTGATTGTTTGAGTATTTTAGTTAATTGTATGAGATAAAAAATTAAGTGGTAACGTTTACCAGAAAGTATTTAGATAGTAGTTATTATCATTCCAAACAAATTTAAGATTAGGCAAACCATCCTTTTTACCACCTTCTGCGATTTGTAATTTTTTAATATTTATATAATCTTCGTGTTCTTCTGGGGATGATCGGGGCATATAACGGCGAATCAATCCAGAAGTACTAAATTGACGGCAATGTTTCAACTGCTGAATCATGCCAAAAAGAAGGCTGTGATAATGAGAAGTTCTATTAGGAATAGTATGCAACTCATCTTTATACATTCTTAGAGTTTCCTCAATCCATAAATCATAATTCAATGGCTTAACTAAATACTTCAAAACTTCTGATTGTTGACCAAATTTGATGAACTTCACATGAGCTGTAGGGTCATAATCCAGTTGCATCGCTTTACGCCAAGCCTTGACCCATTCAGGATGTGTAACAAATTTATTTTTTGCGTAATCTTGAGGAGCAACTATTAAAACATGATAATGAACATTACACCAGACTTCATAATTTATGAGCTTATTAGTTACTTCTAAAGCCCGAAAATAGCCATCAGAAGGGAAAATTTTAGGATAAAAAGGTGTTTTAGCCAAATTATCATCAACAAATCTATCCCATGCCTTCGACATTTTATTGATTTCTTTATTTAAATCATCTATACGACAGTTTTTCTGTGAAAGTGTAAGGAATATCAGCTTAAACTTAAGACGTTTCTCTTTGTAAAGATTTTGTATAGTATTTAGTGATATATGAAGTTTCTGCAACCAAACCAAACGTTTACGCCACGCACATAATGGACATATACGATGTTTACAAAAATGAGTTTTTAATAACTTTAGTGACTTTTCTTGTTGCTTAAATATTAGTTGACTAGCACAACCTGAAAGTATAGTTGCCTTATCATCGTAGCCAGATTTTTGAAGTTCATCAGCAATTTTAATAGTGGCAGTTTTCCACTTTCTGAAGCGATAATCTCTTCTTGATAAATCATCCAGTGTAAGATCTAGGTCATTATCGGTAAATAAATATTGTTCGCTCATTATCACAAGTCAACTATAAAGGTATCAGTGTTGTTTCTATTATATATACTTTAAATATCAAGTCAATAAGCGACTTGCCCCCACACCCACGCCCCCGCACGGCAGAGGCGTAGGTATGGAGACAGCCGTTATGAAAAGCCATTTTTTACGATCGAAGGTTTAAGAGGTATTTTTAAGGGGATATGGAGAGAATAACAATTAACAGTTATTTTTAATGATTGATGCTTCTTAATGAATGATTAAAGATGATAACTAATAGACAATTATTAATACTGTAACATTATAATCTAATAAACGTATAGCTTTTTGATTATGATTTAGTTTACTATATCATAAGTGGTAATCATTACCACCTTTAAAAGAATAAAAATAAATTTGATTTATTTGGAATTATTAACATAATAAATAATGGAATAATATTTTTAACATAGAGTAAGTTATATTATTAATTTAAAGTATAAATTAATTCTAGCATACTTTTATATCAATTTAGTTATTTATGAATTAGTTTACTTAATCTATAACTATTATTTAATAAATCTAATAAGTACTTTGTTGAGATTAGATTTAGCGTGTTATAAAAGTTCCTTTAATAAATAATGGAGCGATTAGCGACACCTTAAAAATAGTGTAATAAACTATTGTCATTAATTAACTTTATGTTATTATGGAAATGCAGTTAAAGGTTGTAGGAACTCCTGAGATTGCCACGCTCAAACTCATTCGAGACAGAGTCAAAATAAAGTTAGTTTTTTCAGTCTTTTAAACTAGCATTACGTTCTAGCTAAGACATTGCGAAAAGTAATTCTAACTTTATCTCAAAATTAAAATTCTCCCATCAGGATATTAGATGTAATTTCAGATTGTTTTTTTCCTTCACCTACATAAATCATAGTGGGGTTGAAATGATAAACTTGAATATTACCGATTTTTTCTTTTGAAGGAATTAAAAAACCCTGTTTAATTAATGTACTAACACTTTCATAAACTAATCTTGGAGAAACTTTTATTTCTTTAGCACATTTAGACTTATTTAAAACAACTCTATTTTCATAGTCTAATATCTTGATGCAATAAAATAAAACTTGATAGCAAGTTTTAGTTAAATTTTCACCAGTTTCAAGAATAGCAAAAAGTTCAGTCATAAGATTAATTACTCCCCATTTTTTAAAAGTTACTTGTTTTTTATTAGAGATAATCTGAGAAGTACTATGTAGAGTACCATCTTCGTTAAAAAGTTTTTTAAGAATTATGTTAGGCATTCTGATATAATTGAATTAGTTTATACAATCAAAAGTGCTTAATGTTCGGTTAAGTACTTTTTACTAATTATATCATTCATTAGTCACTATAGTGATTAATATAGTTAACTTTAGTGATTCATCACTAGAGGTGAAGAGTATGACTCACCAGAGGTGAAGAATATGAAACGCTGAAAGCCTTACTATATATAGTTTCTAGAATTCGCTCTATCATTTAATTATATAATCCTTATTATGTTCAATAATTTTAAGTTAGCTTAAACCGTAGAATTAATAACTTATTCAACCATTGTAAATATTATTTTTTTAAGGTGTCGCTAATCGCTCCATTGTTGGTTTAAATTTGGACGCGCTAATCGCGCGATTGACTAGGAACTTTTATAACACGCTAAATCTAATCTCAACAGAATTTTTGTTTTGTCTTCAGAGAAAGGAATCATGTTTAGAGAATGTTTAAAAAGGTATTTAAGGGCATTAAATGCTGTTTGTGATATAATCCTTATTTAGCAAAATTAAGATGTCTTAAAATCGATGGTATGATTTAATTAACTAATTCATAAATACTTTGACGTTAATTGTAAAACACATTTATTTTATAATGAAACTGTGGAATATATTAGAAATAATAAACTAAATCAATACTTTTTTTGTAAGTTGCACTTTACACAAACTCTATATTTAGTTCTACAGAGTGAAGCTGAAAATAATTTAACTAAGGGAACGAGTAAAAACGATGATGAGGTCTAAAAGTTAAAGCTTTATTGTAGGCGTTTGAGTAGTATCTGTACTAATAAAACCTTACTTAAACTGGTACAATTTCTAATATACAAAAATTCATAAAAATCAACATTTGAAACTGTTGTTATGAGAAAGTTTCAGTGTTAGCGTTGTTTTTCTTTCACTTGTCACTCAAACGCCTTGTAAGGTGGTTACAAGTTTTCAGTCATCATTATCAGCCATTCTTTGAATTTCATTGTGGCAGTCGTCGCACCATTTTTCTTCCCACTCATAACCTATAATTACTTTTCCACATCGATCACAGTTCTTCGTTAGAAAATAAGAATTACACGTTTTGTTGAAACAAATGCCAGTAAAATCTCCATAAATTATAAGAGTATCTTCGCCACATGTAGGACATTCTATCATGACATTGATTATACCTTCTTCTTTATATGCAATGTATGATTCTGTCTTTAACTCCTGTAGAATATTTTTTTTATTACGTTTGAATTTTCTCAGTTTTTCTGCACCAATAGCTAATAGTTCTTGTTCACGCTTCTCGATCATACGTCTATAAATACTCTCAATTGACAGTATCTTGACCTTGATTTCTGGATTTATATTGAATGAAGCAGAGGTAATGTCTATTTCTAATTGATCGATGAGAAATTTATCAATCAGATTAATAAAATCAATAATTACTTTATTAATTTCAAACTTATTTGCAGAAAATTTATAGTGTTCAAAACAGTTTCTATAGTGTTGAACTTTTCTAATTATTTTGATGTCAGCTTCAGAAAAGGTAACTTTGGGTCCCATTTCCAATCGATTCAAAGCTTCATCTAGATTGACCGTATTTAGCTCCTTATTATTTTTTAGCTTTTTCTTTATGTCTTCAATCTTGCCATCATATATAAGTTCTGGCATGTGGCGTGACAATCTTTCTTTAAGAAGTAGAAGAAATCCAGAGAAAAGGTGAAGTACTCCGTATTTATAATCTTTTTGAGGTTCAGAGATTGGATATATGTATTGCTGATACTCAATGTCATCATATAGAATATATAATTCATCTATACCTCTTGCAATGAAATCTAACCCATTTTCTAGTAGGCTAAGTTCAAAAATATATCCTTCTGCCATTTTTCTAAACGAATTTATTTCAATGTCGATTTTAATTTAGCATATTCATAGATAATTTTTGGTTACATTTCAACCAAGAATTGAAGTCTTATTGGAGGAAAGAGAAGGTTTTATAGATGGATAAGAAAAATTTTATTTTTATGATCAACTGTTTTTATTAACTTATGAAATAGTAAATTTAATTATTAAGTGGTAACGGCTACCATTTGTTAAGAAATTTTAAGTTGAATTTTGAATAATTTGTTTGGAAACTTTGACATTCTTAGAAACAATACTAAATTTAAAACGAATTATATTTTTATTATTTATTTATGATTTAATAAACTAAATCTATATACTAATATAAATAAAATAAATAACTTATTTTAAACAAGTTCCTTTAACAAAATATTAGATATTAAAAAAGACTCTAACATTTAAACAAAATGTATAGAGTTAAATAAAAAATCTTGATATACTGAGCCATTTTTTTGAGTGGCTAACCTCATTTAATTGGACTTTATCGTGAGTGTATATTACACTACTATAAGTAAAACTAATCTATTGGAAGTAGATGAAGTTTTCACGATGTCAATTAATCAAATTCATACAATAAGTTAATCTTATGGTAGCAAATACAACGGGTTTAAGCAAAGTCAAGGGTTACGAGTCCGAGCGTTTTTATATGTTAAGAGAGTCAGAAGTGCTTAAAATGCGTAAAGTGGGTTTAATGCCTAACAACACATTTATTTACTTCGCTTTAAAACTAGAGAATCCTTTTTGTGATTGTCCTATTCAAATAGACATAGATCAATTTTCGGAACAATGGGGAGTTAACCGAAGAGCAATTTATCGATATTTTAATTTCATTACAAATCTTGGACTAGCGTTTATCAAAAATTTCGTTTTATTTTCATGGATAAATCCTGATAGACCAGAAAGAAAAAAAGAGAAATTGACAGAATTGTCACAAACTCAAAAGCCCACTTTATCAAGTGAAAATTCCACAGCTTCCGATTCAACAGAACCAGTTTTGACAGAATTGTCACAAGCTGAAAACGAGATTTTAGTTGAACAAACGAATCAAAATTTTGACGAAACAGAACCAGTTTTGACAGAATTGTCACAAAATTGTCAAAATTGTCAAAATCAAAGTCTGAAACCTTTATCAGCAAATGATTTCAGAATCGCTCATACTATTCATACTAAAAATACTAATTCTTACTCCATTAATAGCAAAAATGAAATACAAGAGAGAGAGAAAAGTAATTTTAAATTAGAAGAAACGGATAGCCAAAAAGAAAAAAATCAGGAATTAGAAATTGATTCACAAGACCAAGAGCAAAAAATTGAGGAGAATATCAAAAATCTAAATAAAGACACTTTTTGCGCCGCCTCGACTTCAATTGAATGTCAACAAGAAGACAGTAGGCACAAAGCCGATCGACAAGATGAACAAGAAGCTGTAAAACCTTGGTTAGATGTTAATGGTGACTTTAAACAGGAATTGGTAGATTATTTAGCAAAACAATGGGTTGAGAAATACCCCGACAATAACCCTAATATCCATGTTGCTCGTAGCAATGCCATATCGCACCTTAATAAGCCCATGAAGGCACGTCAAAGATGGAATGAGTATCAATCATTATTAGAAGCAAGAAAGAACTCTAATTATCGTGATTATACGGGGTATCATGAAAAGCAAAAAGAAGAAATACCGCCTAATCCTAAAGCAATCGCACTTCTTGCTGAGTATTTAAAAGGCTTAAGAAAAAATCCCAAATAGTGGGAGTCATTATTTTGCAATATATATGATAAAATGTTAATGACAATAAACCTAGACTTGTTCTAGCACTAGAGTCCAGCTTTAGCTTGTCTAAATGAGATTTAGGTTTATTTCCTTCATTAATTGCTACTGGTAATGACTCAACTAATTAAATGAAATAGTTGACTAAGATTAATTCATCAGTTTTCTTCAAATTGATTTTAAAATATTAGATGTTCACTACAATTGTATATAAAAATGAACTGTAAAAAAGATAATACTGAAGGAAAAAAAATACTACAGCAAAACTGTAAACCCGAAAAACAAGACTCTTCTGATAGAAGTAGTTTGAAAGACTTAGTTGATGAATATCGTAAGAAATATGAAAATTCTTATAAACTAGAAAATGCGTGGTGGGGAAATAAAAAATTAACTTGGGAAGAAGCAATTAAAAGAGCTTGGGAATCTAAGTTACCTGATGGGAAAATGCACAGTCATCAATATCATGTTGCTAAATATTTACCTGATGGATTAGAAATTGCATTAGCTGATAGTAAAAAACCAAAAGATTTTAAGGATTTTGAGAGTTTGCATAATTGGGTAAAATCTATTGTTGATCGAGTTCATGGACTAGGACCTGTAACTGCATATGATGTTGCTCAACGGTTAGGACTTCGGTTAGAGTTAGAACCTTCTATGGTTTACTTACATGCAGGAACTCGTGAAGGAGCAAAAAAACTTGGTATTGATGGAGATGTTGTTTTACTTAGTGATTTTCCAAAAGAGATTCAATCATTAGTAGCTACTCATGCAGAAAATTTTTTATGTCTTTATAAAAACTGTTTAACGCCTAATATGAAATAAAGAAATAGTAAACTAATTCATAAATAATCTTGACAAAACCAGTAAAGCACATTTAGAATAAAACTATTGAAATAGTTTACTAAATCTAAAGAGGTATTTATGGGAGGTATGAGACGAATAGGTAAAGGAATTATGGGAAGTGGAAGGGGAGGAGCAAGAGAAGGAGCAGGGAAAAAAAGCTCATGGATTTCTGGTTGCAGTTATGAAGATACGAAGCTGGTCAGAGTTCCAAAGGCAATAGGTGATGAAGTAATCAAGATTGCTCATGATATTGATGCAGGGATAGATTATCCAACAGCAGTAAAAGCATTAATAGAGGAAAATAAGATGTTGAGGAAGAAGCTGTTAGAAACTAATCAGCAATCATCTTTTGACAGTAAGGATTTAGATGATTTAGTTAAAGAAGCTCTGAAAAAGTTTATTAAAGCTGGAACTCAATCAACTAAGTATAAAGAAGCTAAAAGTGCAATCAACTATATTATAAATAAAATAATTTTAAATAAATGAACAAAAGTAATTTAACAAATATTAGATTTATAGATCTTTTCGCAGGAATAGGTGGTATGAGAATAGGATTAGAAAATGCCTGTCAAAAAATGAATATTCATAGTCAATGTGTATTGACTTCAGAAATAAAACCTCATGCAATAGAAACTTATACTAGCAATTTTGAAAATAGTAAAATTTCAGGAGATATTACACAAATAGACACAAACAAAATTCCCGATTTTGATATATTACTTGCTGGATTTCCTTGTCAACCTTTTAGTAGTGCTGGAAATAGACTAGGTTTCTTAGATACAAGAGGTACATTATTTTTTGAGATTGAGAGGGTTTTAAAAGAAAAAAATCCTATTGGTTTTATCTTAGAAAATGTTGAGGGTTTAGTAAAACATAAAAAAGGTGAAACTTTGAAGACAATAATTTATAAGCTAGAAAGCCTAGGATATAAAGTAACTTGGAAAGTTCTTGATAGCTTAGATTTCGGAATTCCCCAAAGTAGAAAAAGAATATATATAGTAGGCAATAAATACAAAAGTATTGATTTATGTTTTTCGCAGTTTCCACATGATAATTTAATTAGTATATTAGAACAGGGAAAACAGACATTAGATACAGAATTTACTAGATTACTGTTAAAACATTTTTCCGTTAATGAGCTTTCAGGAAAAGCGATTAAAGATAAAAGAGGAGGCTCAGATAATATTCACAGCTGGGATATAGAGTTAAAAGGTAGTATTTCAAAAAAACAAAAAGAACTTTTGAATTTATTATTAAAACAAAGACGAAGAAAAATTTGGTCAGAAAAAAAAGGTATAACATGGATGGATGGTATTCCTCTTACTATAGATGATATTTATACTTTCTATCCAGATTCTAATTTAGAGAATATGTTAAAGGATTTGGTTCATAAGAGATATTTAAAATATGAACATCCAAAAGATTTGGTACAAGTGATAAACAAAGATGGACAAAAGATTACAAAGAGAGAGTACAGAAAAGATCTCCCAAAAGGATATAATATCGTGGTGGGAAAGTTGAGCTTTGAAATAAACAAAATATTAGATAGTTATGATGTTGCTCCAACATTAGTTGCTACAGATATGCACAAATTAGCAGTTATAGATGGGGAAGGAATAAGAAATCTAACTATTAGAGAATGCTTAAGATTATTTGGTTTTCCTGAAAACTATATAATTAAACAACCTATTAATAAAGCATACGATTTATTAGGCAACACGGTAGCAGTACCAGTAATCGAGAAAATATGTGACAAGATAGTCTCAATCATCCTTACACATTCTCTTGCACAGTCATTATCTTTTACAAAAGCTGTCCAGTGTGTTTAAGGTAATTATTTTCTACTGTCTGAAACCAATTAACAATTTGGCTATTGTTTCCTTTTTTATATGTAAGAAGAGTTTGATGTAAAGCATAGACAAAGTCTCTTCTACTAGGAAAGGGTAGAGTACTTCTTGAGTTTAATTTTTTGTGCCATTTTATAGGTCTTATCTTTTTAATAGTTTGGTTAGAATTACTACATTGACATTTAACTGGATATTTAGATGATGAGCTTGTAATTTCCCATATTTTTTTTAACCACAAGTCTTTAACTTCAAGTGTGTAATTACTTAACCTATACCCAAAGATTAGGTAATCAGTATCCAATATATA
Above is a genomic segment from Geminocystis sp. NIES-3709 containing:
- a CDS encoding protein rep, which gives rise to MSEQYLFTDNDLDLTLDDLSRRDYRFRKWKTATIKIADELQKSGYDDKATILSGCASQLIFKQQEKSLKLLKTHFCKHRICPLCAWRKRLVWLQKLHISLNTIQNLYKEKRLKFKLIFLTLSQKNCRIDDLNKEINKMSKAWDRFVDDNLAKTPFYPKIFPSDGYFRALEVTNKLINYEVWCNVHYHVLIVAPQDYAKNKFVTHPEWVKAWRKAMQLDYDPTAHVKFIKFGQQSEVLKYLVKPLNYDLWIEETLRMYKDELHTIPNRTSHYHSLLFGMIQQLKHCRQFSTSGLIRRYMPRSSPEEHEDYINIKKLQIAEGGKKDGLPNLKFVWNDNNYYLNTFW
- a CDS encoding replication/maintenance protein RepL, which produces MPNIILKKLFNEDGTLHSTSQIISNKKQVTFKKWGVINLMTELFAILETGENLTKTCYQVLFYCIKILDYENRVVLNKSKCAKEIKVSPRLVYESVSTLIKQGFLIPSKEKIGNIQVYHFNPTMIYVGEGKKQSEITSNILMGEF
- the dcm gene encoding DNA (cytosine-5-)-methyltransferase; amino-acid sequence: MNKSNLTNIRFIDLFAGIGGMRIGLENACQKMNIHSQCVLTSEIKPHAIETYTSNFENSKISGDITQIDTNKIPDFDILLAGFPCQPFSSAGNRLGFLDTRGTLFFEIERVLKEKNPIGFILENVEGLVKHKKGETLKTIIYKLESLGYKVTWKVLDSLDFGIPQSRKRIYIVGNKYKSIDLCFSQFPHDNLISILEQGKQTLDTEFTRLLLKHFSVNELSGKAIKDKRGGSDNIHSWDIELKGSISKKQKELLNLLLKQRRRKIWSEKKGITWMDGIPLTIDDIYTFYPDSNLENMLKDLVHKRYLKYEHPKDLVQVINKDGQKITKREYRKDLPKGYNIVVGKLSFEINKILDSYDVAPTLVATDMHKLAVIDGEGIRNLTIRECLRLFGFPENYIIKQPINKAYDLLGNTVAVPVIEKICDKIVSIILTHSLAQSLSFTKAVQCV
- a CDS encoding NgoBV family restriction endonuclease produces the protein MYCNANQIYKKLINAGIKTSTGKITIEYLGIKADLDSKDAVGHLLQEWLKEWCKTNQIYAIPNRNTQKSPDFFLNPNSNKSDLLEVKSFNYDKDPAFDVADFESYWKSLETKAYILDTDYLIFGYRLSNYTLEVKDLWLKKIWEITSSSSKYPVKCQCSNSNQTIKKIRPIKWHKKLNSRSTLPFPSRRDFVYALHQTLLTYKKGNNSQIVNWFQTVENNYLKHTGQLL